One window of the Trifolium pratense cultivar HEN17-A07 linkage group LG2, ARS_RC_1.1, whole genome shotgun sequence genome contains the following:
- the LOC123908596 gene encoding palmitoyl-protein thioesterase 1-like has translation MKNGVEEVRTNVFCKLADDLIKGEVYAIPKYLENCRFLPKLNNEKPGQRNSTYKKRFSSLENLVLIMFEQDATLIPKETSWFGYYPDGFFEPILPSLETKLYTEDWIGLKALDEAGRVHFISIPGYHLEIFEADIKKHVVPYLNGQIS, from the exons ATgaaaaatggggtggaggaagttcgg ACCAATGTCTTTTGCAAACTTGCAGACGATCTCATCAAGGGAGAGGTTTACG CAATACCTAAATATTTGGAGAACTGTAGGTTCCTTCCTAAGCTTAACAATGAAAAACCTGGTCAGAGGAATTCCACTTACAAGAAAAGATTTAGTAGCTTAGAGAATTTGGTACTTATAATG TTTGAGCAGGACGCAACTTTAATCCCGAAAGAAACATCGTGGTTTGGTTATTATCCAGATGGCTTCTTCGAGCCAATTTTACCGTCGCTAGAG ACAAAACTTTACACTGAAGACTGGATTGGCTTAAAAGCTTTAGACGAAGCTGGTCGTGTCCATTTCATTAGCATTCCAGGATATCATCTGGAAATATTCGAAGCAGATATAAAGAAACATGTAGTACCATATTTGAACGGCCAAATATCATGA